A region of Solibacillus isronensis DNA encodes the following proteins:
- a CDS encoding DNA polymerase IV has translation MAARIIFHLDMNSFYASVEQAHDPSLKGKPIAVAGNAKERRGIIVTSSYEARAKGIYTTMNVGEAKRKCPELLLLPPDFPKYRAASAAIFSILRSYTDLVEPVSIDEGYLDVTERSKSQHPLQLAEEIQLRILHELDLPCSIGIAPNKFLAKTASNMKKPLGITILRIRELPELLWPQEVVTMHGVGEKTAKKLNTFNIFTIGDLAQADERLLIRNLGKNGARLIKRANGIDSRPVDPNAIFDTKSVGNSTTLPRDETEYYILKETFEKLSRSVSERLKVKYLAGTTVTIQIRNFDWQNASRSKTLRNAVNQADEIFEIAWKLFTENWDETPVRLIGITVSNVVDQSELTQQLSLFNFEQHIKDEPILELVENIEKKFGKGTIKRGVRVKSKSYASKTSFSKDFLEDHTK, from the coding sequence ATGGCGGCGAGAATTATTTTTCATTTAGATATGAACAGTTTTTATGCTTCTGTCGAACAGGCTCATGATCCGAGTTTGAAAGGGAAACCGATTGCTGTTGCGGGGAATGCAAAGGAACGCCGCGGCATTATTGTAACAAGCTCTTATGAAGCCCGTGCAAAAGGGATTTATACGACGATGAATGTCGGGGAAGCAAAGCGAAAATGTCCTGAACTACTGTTATTGCCTCCTGATTTCCCAAAATACCGGGCAGCTAGTGCGGCAATTTTCTCCATATTGAGAAGCTATACTGATTTAGTGGAACCTGTATCAATTGATGAAGGCTACTTAGATGTAACGGAACGCTCGAAATCACAGCATCCGCTCCAGCTAGCCGAGGAAATTCAGCTGCGTATTTTACATGAACTTGATTTGCCGTGCTCGATTGGTATTGCCCCTAATAAGTTCCTCGCCAAAACAGCTTCCAACATGAAAAAACCGCTCGGAATTACGATTCTGAGAATTCGCGAGCTTCCGGAGCTTTTATGGCCCCAGGAAGTCGTGACAATGCATGGGGTAGGGGAGAAAACAGCGAAGAAGTTAAATACGTTCAATATTTTTACAATCGGTGATTTGGCGCAAGCGGATGAACGGCTGTTAATACGGAATTTAGGGAAAAATGGGGCTCGACTTATCAAACGTGCAAACGGCATTGATTCGCGGCCGGTTGACCCGAACGCTATATTTGATACGAAAAGCGTCGGGAATTCGACGACACTTCCAAGGGATGAAACCGAATATTATATTTTGAAAGAAACATTTGAAAAACTGAGCAGAAGTGTATCCGAACGTCTGAAAGTAAAATATTTGGCGGGGACAACGGTGACGATTCAAATACGCAATTTCGACTGGCAAAATGCTTCGCGCAGTAAAACATTGCGGAACGCCGTTAATCAGGCAGATGAAATATTTGAAATCGCGTGGAAACTGTTTACCGAAAACTGGGATGAAACACCTGTCCGACTGATCGGGATTACCGTTTCCAATGTTGTCGATCAATCCGAATTGACCCAGCAGCTCAGTCTGTTTAATTTTGAACAGCATATTAAAGATGAGCCGATTTTGGAACTTGTCGAAAATATTGAAAAGAAGTTCGGAAAAGGGACCATTAAACGCGGTGTCCGGGTGAAATCAAAAAGCTACGCATCAAAAACAAGCTTCAGCAAGGATTTTCTGGAGGATCATACAAAGTGA
- a CDS encoding ABC transporter permease produces the protein MQYVKNEWIKMWSQKNAWIMCGLLIVLIVFVAGMNKYYDVDSSTKEARLAANEELLAHPKEMLASEDLMPEDEQYFKEEIAMIEYRIANDLPPSNAMTFTEHMDLSLTLTIMVTGIFTVVIAAGIVSSEFGTGTIKMLLTRPVARWKILLSKLVASILYGIALFASGIVVALIVGMALFGTDSAIALSVVDGQVVQETVENTFVETTLYSLGSIIMTILFAFMIGTIFGSSTLAVSLSLFILLMGSTATMFIAQYDFAKYIWFANDLSYYAPGSMPMIEGLTFTFSLIVNIVYAIVFLAITFGYFMKRDVTA, from the coding sequence ATGCAATACGTTAAAAATGAATGGATTAAAATGTGGTCGCAAAAAAATGCATGGATCATGTGCGGTCTTTTAATTGTGTTAATCGTATTTGTTGCAGGGATGAACAAATATTATGATGTGGATTCAAGTACAAAAGAAGCACGCTTGGCAGCTAATGAAGAATTATTGGCACATCCGAAAGAAATGCTTGCTTCAGAAGATTTAATGCCGGAAGATGAGCAATATTTCAAGGAAGAAATTGCGATGATTGAATACCGTATCGCCAATGATTTACCACCATCAAATGCTATGACATTTACGGAACATATGGACTTATCGTTAACTTTGACAATTATGGTAACAGGCATATTTACTGTCGTTATTGCGGCAGGTATCGTTTCATCTGAGTTTGGTACTGGTACGATAAAAATGTTGCTGACTCGCCCTGTAGCACGATGGAAAATCTTACTTTCAAAACTTGTTGCATCGATTCTTTATGGTATTGCTTTATTTGCTTCGGGAATCGTTGTCGCTCTAATTGTCGGGATGGCATTGTTCGGTACCGACAGTGCAATTGCGTTATCGGTCGTTGATGGGCAAGTTGTACAGGAAACGGTAGAGAATACATTTGTTGAAACGACGCTTTATTCGCTTGGCTCGATTATTATGACAATCTTATTTGCATTCATGATCGGTACAATTTTTGGTTCAAGTACGTTAGCGGTAAGTTTATCGCTGTTTATCTTGTTAATGGGTTCTACAGCAACAATGTTTATCGCCCAATATGATTTTGCGAAATACATTTGGTTTGCGAATGATTTATCCTATTATGCACCGGGAAGTATGCCGATGATTGAAGGCTTAACGTTTACGTTCTCATTAATTGTCAATATCGTGTATGCGATTGTCTTCCTCGCGATTACATTCGGTTACTTTATGAAGCGTGACGTAACAGCTTAA